The following coding sequences lie in one Saimiri boliviensis isolate mSaiBol1 chromosome 6, mSaiBol1.pri, whole genome shotgun sequence genomic window:
- the CDK2AP2 gene encoding cyclin-dependent kinase 2-associated protein 2 isoform X1, whose protein sequence is MSYKPIAPAPSSTPGSSTPGPGTPVPTGSVPSPSGSVPGAAAPFRPLFNDFGPPSMGYVQAMKPPGAQGSQSTYTDLLSVIEEMGKEIRPTYAGSKSAMERLKRGIIHARALVRECLAETERNART, encoded by the exons ATGTCCTACAAACCCATCGCCCCCGCCCCCAGCAGCACCCCTGGCTCCAGCACTCCTGGGCCGGGCACCCCGGTCCCTACAG GAAGCGTGCCGTCGCCGTCGGGCTCAGTGCCGGGAGCCGCCGCCCCTTTCAGACCGCTGTTTAACGACTTTGGACCGCCTTCCATGGGCTATGTGCAG GCGATGAAGCCACCCGGCGCCCAGGGCTCCCAGAGCACCTACACGGACCTGCTGTCGGTCATAGAGGAGATGGGCAAAGAGATCCGGCCCACCTATGCTGGCAGCAAGAGCGCCATGGAGCGCCTGAAGAGAG GTATCATCCATGCCCGGGCCCTAGTCAGAGAGTGCCTGGCAGAGACAGAGCGGAACGCCCGCACGTAA
- the AIP gene encoding AH receptor-interacting protein isoform X1 → MADIIARLREDGIQKRVIQEGRGDLPDFQDGTKATFHYRTLHSDDEGTVLDDSRARGKPMELIIGKKFKLPVWETIVCTMREGEIAQFLCDVKHVVLYPLVAKSLRNIAAGKDPLEGQRHCCGVAQMQEHSSLGHADLDALQQNPQPLIFHMEMLKVESPGTYQQDPWAMTDEEKAKAVPLIHQEGNRLYREGHVKEAAAKYYDAIACLKNLQMKEQPGSSDWIQLDQQITPLLLNYCQCKLVAKEYYEVLDHCSSILNKYDDNVKAYFKRGKAHAAVWNAREAQADFAKVLELDPALAPVVSRELRALEARVRQKDEEDKARFRGIFSH, encoded by the exons GCCACGTTCCACTACCGGACGCTGCACAGTGATGACGAGGGCACCGTTCTGGATGACAGCCGGGCGCGAGGCAAGCCCATGGAGCTCATCATTGGCAAGAAGTTCAAGCTGCCCGTGTGGGAGACCATCGTGTGCACCATGCGTGAGGGGGAGATTGCCCAGTTCCTCTGTGACGTCAAG CATGTGGTCCTGTACCCGCTGGTGGCCAAGAGTCTCCGAAACATCGCGGCAGGCAAGGACCCCCTGGAGGGCCAGCGGCACTGCTGTGGCGTCGCGCAGATGCAAGAGCACAGCTCCCTGGGTCACGCCGACCTGGACGCCCTGCAGCAGAACCCCCAGCCCCTCATCTTCCACATGGAGATGCTGAAG GTGGAGAGCCCTGGCACATACCAGCAGGACCCATGGGCCATGACGGATGAAGAAAAGGCAAAGGCAGTGCCGCTTATCCACCAGGAGGGCAACCGGTTGTACCGTGAGGGACACGTGAAGGAGGCTGCCGCCAAGTACTACGATGCCATTGCCTGCCTCAAGAACCTGCAGATGAAG GAACAGCCCGGGTCCTCTGACTGGATCCAGCTGGACCAGCAGATCACGCCGCTGCTGCTCAACTACTGCCAGTGCAAGCTGGTGGCCAAGGAGTACTACGAGGTGCTGGACCACTGCTCCTCCATTCTCAACAAGTATGACG ACAACGTCAAGGCCTACTTCAAGCGGGGCAAGGCCCACGCGGCCGTGTGGAACGCCCGGGAGGCCCAGGCTGACTTTGCCAAAGTGCTGGAGCTGGACCCGGCCCTGGCGCCCGTTGTGAGCCGAGAGCTGCGGGCCCTGGAGGCTCGGGTCCGGCAGAAGGACGAAGAGGACAAGGCCCGCTTCCGGGGCATCTTCTCTCATTGA
- the CDK2AP2 gene encoding cyclin-dependent kinase 2-associated protein 2 isoform X2, giving the protein MGYVQAMKPPGAQGSQSTYTDLLSVIEEMGKEIRPTYAGSKSAMERLKRGIIHARALVRECLAETERNART; this is encoded by the exons ATGGGCTATGTGCAG GCGATGAAGCCACCCGGCGCCCAGGGCTCCCAGAGCACCTACACGGACCTGCTGTCGGTCATAGAGGAGATGGGCAAAGAGATCCGGCCCACCTATGCTGGCAGCAAGAGCGCCATGGAGCGCCTGAAGAGAG GTATCATCCATGCCCGGGCCCTAGTCAGAGAGTGCCTGGCAGAGACAGAGCGGAACGCCCGCACGTAA
- the PITPNM1 gene encoding membrane-associated phosphatidylinositol transfer protein 1 produces the protein MLIKEYHILLPMSLDEYQVAQLYMIQKKSREESSGEGSGVEILANRPYTDGPGGSGQYTHKVYHVGSHIPGWFRALLPKAALQVEEESWNAYPYTRTRYTCPFVEKFSIEIETYYLPDGGQQPNVFNLSGAERRQRILDTIDIVRDAVAPGEYKAEEDPRLYRSVKTGRGPLADDWARTAAQTGPLMCAYKLCKVEFRYWGMQAKIEQFIHDVGLRRVMLRAHRQAWCWQDEWTELSMADIRALEEETARMLAQRMAKCNTGSEGPEAQPPGKPSTEARSGTSNNGTPDGPEAPPGPDASPDASFGKQWSSSSRSSYSSQHGGAVSPQSLSEWRMQNIARDSENSSEEEFFDAHEGFSDSEEVFPKEMTKWNSNDFIDAFASPMEAEGTSEPGAEAAKGIEDGAQAPRDSEGPDGAGDLGAEACAVHALFLILHSGNILDSGPGDTNSKQADVQTLSSAFEAVTRIHFPEALGHVALRLVPCPPICAAAYALVSNLSPYSHDGDSLSRSQDHIPLAALPLLATSSSRYQGAVATVIARTNQAYSAFLRSPEGTGFCGQVVLIGDGVGGILGFDALCHSANMGTGSRGSSRRGSMNNELLSPEVGPVRDPLADGMERLGRASPEPSALSAQRITSDMASPEPEGSQNSLQAASATASSGEPRQASTASCPPAATSEAPDGPSSAARLDFKVSGFFLFGSPLGLVLALRKTVMPALEVAQMRPVCEQIYNLFHAADPCASRLEPLLAPQFQAIAPLTVPRYQKFPLGDGSSLLLADTLQTHSSLFLEELEMLVPSTPTSTSGAFWKGSELGTEPPAQPAVPSTTSEVVKILERWWGTKRIDYSLYCPEALTAFPTVTLPHLFHASYWESADVVAFILRQVIEKERPQVAECEEPSIYSPAFPREKWQRKRTQVKIRNVTSNHRASDTVVCEGRPQVLSGRFMYGPLDVVTLTGEKVDVYIMTQPLSGKWIHFGTEVTNSSGRLTFPVPPERTLGIGVYPVRMVVRGDHTYAECCLTVVARGTEAVVFSIDGSFTASVSIMGSDPKVRAGAVDVVRHWQDAGYLIVYVTGRPDMQKHRVVAWLSQHNFPHGVVSFCDGLTHDPLRQKAMFLQSLVQEVELNIVAGYGSPKDVAVYAALGLSPSQTYIVGRAVRKLQAQCQFLSDGYVAHLGQLEAGSHSHASSGPPRTALAKSSYGVAAPVDFLRKQSQLLRSRGPSQVEREGPGTPPTTLARGKARSISLKLDSEE, from the exons ATGCTCATCAAGGAATACCACATTCTGCTGCCCATGAGCCTGGACGAGTACCAGGTGGCCCAGCTCTACATGATCCAG AAAAAGAGCCGGGAAGAGTCTAGTGGTGAGGGCAGCGGCGTGGAGATCCTGGCCAACCGGCCCTACACAGATGGGCCCGGGGGCAGCGGGCAGTACACACATAAGGTGTACCACGTGGGCTCCCACATCCCAGGCTGGTTCCGGGCACTGCTGCCCAAGGCTGCCCTGCAGGTAGAAGAGGAATCCTGGAACGCCTACCCCTACACTCGAACCCG GTACACCTGCCCCTTCGTGGAGAAATTCTCCATTGAAATTGAGACCTATTACCTGCCTGATGGGGGACAGCAGCCAAATGTCTTCAACCTGAGTGGGGCTGAGAGGAGACAGCGCATCCTGG ACACCATCGACATCGTGCGGGATGCAGTGGCCCCGGGCGAGTACAAAGCAGAAGAGGACCCCCGGCTGTACCGCTCGGTCAAGACAGGCCGAGGGCCACTGGCTGATGACTGGGCGCGGACGGCGGCGCAGACAGGGCCCCTTATGTGCGCCTATAAGCTGTGCAAGGTTGAGTTCCGCTATTGGGGCATGCAGGCCAAGATCGAGCAGTTCATCCACGATGTAG GTCTGCGTCGGGTGATGCTGCGGGCCCACCGCCAGGCCTGGTGCTGGCAGGACGAGTGGACAGAGCTGAGCATGGCTGACATCCGGGCACTGGAAGAGGAGACTGCTCGAATGCTGGCCCAGCGCATGGCCAAGTGCAACACAGGCAGTGAGGGGCCCGAGGCCCAGCCCCCAGGGAAACCAAGCACTGAGGCCCGGTCTGGGACCAGCAACAATGGCACCCCTGATGGGCCTGAGGCCCCCCCTGGCCCGGATGCCTCCCCCGATGCCAGCTTTGGGAAGCAGTGGTCTTCATCTTCCCGTTCCTCCTACTCATCACAACATGGAG GGGCTGTGTCTCCCCAGAGCTTGTCTGAGTGGCGCATGCAGAACATCGCCCGTGACTCCGAGAACAGCTCCGAGGAAGAGTTCTTTGATGCCCACG AAGGCTTCTCGGACAGTGAGGAGGTCTTCCCCAAGGAGATGACCAAGTGGAACTCGAATGACTTCATTGACGCCTTTGCCTCCCCAATGGAGGCAGAGGGGACGTCAG AGCCTGGAGCCGAGGCAGCTAAAGGCATTGAGGACGGCGCCCAAGCACCCAGGGACTCAGAG GGCCCAGATGGAGCTGGGGatctgggggctgaggcatgcGCAGTCCACGCGCTCTTCCTCATCCTGCACAGCGGCAACATCCTGGACTCAGGCCCTGGAGACACCAACTCCAAGCAGGCGGATGTGCAGACGCTCAGCTCGGCCTTCGAGGCCGTCACCCGAATCCACTTTCCTGAGGCCTTGGGTCACGTGGCTCTGCGACTGGTGCCCTGTCCACCCATCTGCGCCGCCGCCTACGCCCTTGTCTCCAA CCTGAGCCCCTACAGCCACGATGGCGACAGTCTGTCCCGCTCCCAAGACCACATTCCGCTGGCCGCCCTGCCACTACTGGCCACCTCATCCTCCCGCTACCAGGGTGCCGTGGCCACCGTCATTGCCCGCACCAACCAGGCCTACTCAGCCTTCCTGCGCTCACCTGAGGGCACTGGCTTCTGCGGGCAG GTGGTGCTGATTGGAGATGGTGTTGGTGGCATCCTGGGCTTTGATGCCCTCTGCCACAGTGCCAACATGGGCACCGGGAGTCGGGGCAGCAGCCGCCGTGGGAGCATG AACAATGAGCTGCTCTCTCCAGAAGTTGGCCCAGTGCGGGACCCCCTGGCAGATGGCATGGAAAGGCTGGGTCGGGCCAGCCCAGAACCCTCAGCCCTGTCTGCCCAGCGCATCACCAGCGACATGGCCAGTCCTGAGCCTGAGGGCTCTCAGAACAG CCTTCAGGCAGCCTCAGCAACCGCCTCCTCCGGGGAGCCCCGGCAGGCAAGCACGGCCTCCTGCCCACCTGCTGCCACTTCCGAGGCGCCTGATGGCCCCAGCAGCGCTGCCCGCCTCGACTTCAAGGTCTCTGGCTTCTTCCTCTTCGGCTCCCCACTGGGCCTGGTGCTGGCTCTGCGCAAAACTGTGATGCCCGCCCTGGAGG TGGCCCAGATGCGCCCAGTCTGTGAGCAAATCTATAACCTCTTTCACGCGGCTGACCCCTGCGCCTCACGCCTCGAGCCTCTGCTGGCCCCCCAGTTCCAGGCCATCGCCCCACTGACTGTGCCACGCTACCAGAAGTTCCCCCTGGGAGACGGCTCATCCCTGCTGCTGG CTGACACTCTGCAGACGCACTCCAGCCTCTTTCTGGAGGAGCTGGAGATGTTGGTGCCGTCAACACCCACCTCTACTAGCGGTGCCTTCTGGAAGGGCAGTGAGTTAGGCACTGAGCCCCCAGCCCAGCCAGCCGTCCCCAGCACCACCAGTGAGGTGGTTAAGA TCCTGGAGCGCTGGTGGGGGACCAAGCGGATTGACTACTCGCTGTACTGCCCCGAGGCGCTCACCGCCTTTCCCACCGTCACGCTGCCCCACCTCTTCCACGCCAGCTACTGGGAGTCTGCCGACGTGGTGGCGTTCATCCTACGCCAG GTGATCGAGAAGGAGCGGCCACAGGTGGCGGAATGCGAGGAGCCCTCCATCTACAGCCCTGCCTTCCCCAGGGAGAAATGGCAGCGAAAACGCACACAGGTCAAGATCCGG AACGTCACTTCCAACCACCGGGCTAGTGACACTGTGGTGTGCGAGGGCCGCCCCCAGGTGCTGAGCGGGCGCTTCATGTACGGGCCCCTGGACGTGGTCACGCTCACAGGAGAGAAG GTGGATGTCTACATCATGACGCAGCCCCTGTCGGGCAAGTGGATCCACTTTGGCACCGAGGTCACCAACAGCTCGGGCCGTCTCACCTTCCCAGTTCCCCCAGAGCGCACGCTGGGCATCGGTGTCTACCCGGTGCGCATGGTGGTCAG GGGCGACCACACCTACGCCGAATGCTGCCTGACTGTGGTGGCCCGCGGCACGGAGGCCGTGGTCTTCAGCATCGACGGCTCCTTCACCGCGAGCGTCTCCATCATGGGCAGCGACCCCAAGGTGCGCGCTGGCGCCGTGGATGTGGTCAG GCACTGGCAGGACGCGGGCTACCTGATCGTGTACGTCACGGGCCGGCCAGATATGCAGAAGCACCGAGTGGTGGCCTGGCTGTCGCAGCACAACTTCCCCCACGGAGTCGTCTCCTTCTGCGACGGCCTCACCCACGACCCGCTGCGCCAGAAGGCAATGTTTCTGCAGAGCCTGGTGCAGGAG GTAGAACTGAACATCGTGGCAGGTTATGGGTCTCCCAAAGACGTGGCTGTATATGCGGCGCTGGGCCTGTCCCCCAGCCAGACCTACATCGTGGGCCGCGCGGTGCGAAAGCTACAAGCGCAGTGCCAG TTCCTGTCAGATGGCTACGTGGCACACCTGGGCCAGCTGGAAGCGGGCTCGCACTCGCATGCCTCCTCCGGACCTCCGAGGACTGCCTTGGCCAAGAGCAGCTATGGCGTGGCCGCCCCTGTGGACTTCCTGCGCAAACAGAGCCAGCTGCTTCGCTCCAGGGGCCCCAGCCAGGTGGAGCGTGAGGGCCCAGGAACACCGCCCACCACCCTGGCAAGGGGTAAGGCACGGAGCATCAGCCTGAAGCTGGACAGCGAGGAGTGA